The following are encoded in a window of Nocardioides houyundeii genomic DNA:
- a CDS encoding MFS transporter, with protein sequence MRGSQRTLVPALVYAALSTAVVSSLGMLLVPSIAVEMDVAVSTAQWMLTVNLLAGAVATPVMGRLSDGPRKKRLLLVSLAIVLLGCAVAATAPSFEVFLLGRALQGLTYGIVPVTIALVRQHSAPDRSQSAISSLSVTVATGIGVGYPLTGILAGTFDYRAAFWFATVFVVSAIVVVVRAIPDDVPASAPAPPFDFPGAALLGTGLGSLLLGISEGARWGWSSPATICVLVAAVLVMTTWVLVELRTSHPLINLRTFARPDVVLANATAIGLGGALYIGLSLGSLVAQAPESTGYGLALPVFWAGFVMFPLSVGSFLANRVVRRVSRRIDLAVLLPTGAGLMTSAAVLLWLAHSELWELVCGMFLFGVGMGASYAAMPALIARSVAVAELGSSVSFNQVLRTVGSSFGTAISAAVIAAHTTAGGGATNAGISATFAVSAMVCLTVFAALTMHTLATHRSRSQSRRSTGTLG encoded by the coding sequence ATGAGGGGTTCCCAGCGCACCCTGGTGCCGGCTCTGGTGTACGCGGCTCTGTCCACCGCCGTCGTCTCCTCGCTCGGCATGCTGCTGGTGCCCTCCATCGCGGTGGAGATGGATGTGGCGGTGAGCACCGCGCAGTGGATGCTGACGGTGAACCTGCTCGCCGGAGCGGTCGCGACGCCGGTGATGGGGCGGCTCAGCGACGGGCCCCGCAAGAAGCGTCTGCTGCTGGTGTCCCTGGCGATCGTGCTGCTGGGGTGCGCGGTGGCGGCGACGGCACCCAGCTTCGAGGTCTTTCTCCTCGGACGGGCGCTGCAGGGCCTGACCTACGGGATCGTCCCGGTCACCATCGCCCTGGTCAGACAGCACTCGGCACCGGACCGCTCGCAGTCGGCCATCTCCAGCCTCTCGGTGACGGTAGCCACCGGGATCGGCGTCGGCTATCCGCTCACCGGCATCCTGGCCGGGACGTTCGACTACCGGGCCGCCTTCTGGTTCGCCACCGTGTTCGTGGTCAGCGCGATCGTGGTGGTGGTCAGGGCGATCCCCGACGACGTGCCGGCGAGCGCTCCGGCACCCCCCTTCGACTTCCCCGGCGCAGCCCTGCTCGGAACCGGCCTCGGCAGCCTGCTGCTCGGCATCAGCGAAGGTGCCCGCTGGGGCTGGTCCTCGCCGGCCACCATCTGCGTCCTCGTGGCCGCCGTGCTGGTGATGACGACCTGGGTGCTCGTCGAGCTGCGGACCTCCCATCCCCTGATCAACCTGAGGACCTTCGCGCGGCCCGACGTGGTGCTCGCCAACGCGACCGCGATCGGGCTGGGGGGCGCGCTCTACATCGGTCTCTCGCTCGGCAGCCTGGTGGCCCAGGCGCCCGAGTCGACCGGCTACGGCCTGGCGCTGCCCGTGTTCTGGGCCGGGTTCGTGATGTTCCCCCTCTCCGTGGGCAGCTTCCTGGCCAACCGGGTGGTGCGTCGAGTGTCCCGGCGCATCGATCTCGCGGTGCTGCTGCCGACCGGCGCCGGTTTGATGACCAGCGCCGCGGTCCTTCTCTGGCTGGCCCATTCCGAGCTGTGGGAGCTGGTGTGCGGGATGTTCCTCTTCGGAGTCGGGATGGGCGCCAGCTATGCCGCGATGCCGGCCCTGATCGCCCGCAGCGTGGCCGTGGCCGAGCTCGGCAGCTCGGTGAGCTTCAACCAGGTGCTCAGGACGGTGGGGAGCTCGTTCGGCACCGCGATCTCCGCTGCGGTGATAGCGGCTCACACCACGGCTGGCGGTGGGGCCACGAACGCCGGGATCAGCGCGACCTTCGCGGTGAGCGCGATGGTGTGTCTCACGGTGTTCGCGGCGCTGACGATGCACACCCTGGCCACGCACCGCAGTCGCAGCCAGTCCCGGCGGAGCACCGGAACCCTGGGCTGA
- a CDS encoding choice-of-anchor J domain-containing protein: MQTEGFDSVVPDGWTATNSSEPEGLLSVFQGNSDIFPAHQGADNAYAAMNYNATGGPSGTISVWLIAPAASTLSNGDRWSFFTRTESWGGFADRLELRLSTEGTCDAGSDATSVGDFTTLLTTVNPNLSNDYPETWTEFSGALSGIRGTKTGCLAFRYFVPDAGDSGVNGNYIGIDTYTYDDQPSDLTAPETTIEAGPTGDTQDTTPTFAFSSSEPDSTFECSLDAATFGPCTGPGATHTTDTLTDGPHTFAVRATDAAGNLDPSPATSSFAVDATAPETTIEAGPTGDTQDTTPTFAFSSSEPDSTFECSLDAATFGPCTGPGATHTTDTLTDGPHTFAVRATDAAGNLDPSPATSSFTVVVPPVVSPTPPTAGPPTSAPSDCSAQQAAVTAAQGVAAKAITRLKRAQKAVTAAKLTLRKAKRDARVTAIKKAKKKVSAAKEKLKTTKHQLKEAQQPLASSTGQLTACQGG; encoded by the coding sequence GTGCAGACCGAGGGTTTCGACAGCGTGGTCCCCGACGGCTGGACGGCGACGAACAGCAGCGAACCCGAAGGGCTCCTGTCGGTGTTCCAGGGGAACTCCGACATCTTCCCCGCCCATCAGGGGGCCGACAACGCGTATGCGGCCATGAACTACAACGCCACCGGCGGCCCGTCCGGCACCATCAGTGTGTGGTTGATCGCCCCTGCGGCCAGCACGCTCAGCAACGGGGACAGATGGTCGTTCTTCACCCGGACGGAGTCGTGGGGTGGGTTCGCGGACCGCCTTGAGCTGCGCCTGTCGACCGAGGGCACCTGCGACGCGGGCAGCGACGCCACCAGTGTCGGTGATTTCACGACCCTGCTCACCACGGTCAACCCGAACCTCAGCAACGACTACCCCGAGACGTGGACGGAGTTCAGCGGCGCGTTGTCCGGGATCCGTGGCACCAAGACCGGCTGCCTCGCGTTCCGGTACTTCGTTCCCGATGCCGGCGACAGCGGCGTCAACGGCAACTACATCGGCATCGACACCTACACCTACGACGACCAGCCGAGCGACCTCACCGCCCCGGAGACCACCATCGAAGCCGGCCCCACCGGCGACACCCAGGACACCACCCCGACCTTCGCGTTCTCCTCCTCCGAACCCGACTCGACGTTCGAGTGCTCCCTGGACGCCGCGACCTTCGGCCCCTGCACCGGACCCGGCGCCACCCACACCACCGACACACTCACGGACGGACCACACACCTTCGCCGTCCGCGCCACCGACGCTGCCGGCAACCTGGACCCGTCCCCGGCGACGAGCTCTTTCGCCGTCGACGCCACCGCCCCGGAGACCACCATCGAGGCCGGCCCCACCGGCGACACCCAGGACACCACCCCGACCTTCGCGTTCTCCTCCTCCGAACCCGACTCGACGTTCGAGTGCTCCCTGGACGCCGCGACCTTCGGCCCCTGCACCGGACCCGGCGCCACCCACACCACCGACACACTCACGGACGGACCACACACCTTCGCCGTCCGCGCCACCGACGCTGCCGGCAACCTGGACCCATCCCCGGCGACGAGCTCTTTCACCGTGGTCGTCCCGCCCGTCGTCAGCCCGACCCCACCCACCGCCGGTCCGCCTACCTCGGCGCCCTCTGACTGCTCGGCCCAGCAGGCCGCCGTGACCGCCGCGCAGGGGGTGGCGGCCAAGGCGATCACGAGGCTGAAGAGAGCCCAGAAGGCGGTCACGGCCGCCAAGCTGACCCTCAGGAAGGCCAAGAGGGACGCCAGGGTCACCGCCATCAAGAAGGCGAAGAAGAAGGTGTCCGCCGCCAAGGAGAAGCTCAAGACGACGAAGCACCAGCTCAAGGAGGCCCAGCAGCCTCTCGCCAGCTCCACGGGTCAGCTGACTGCCTGCCAGGGCGGCTGA
- the yaaA gene encoding peroxide stress protein YaaA — MLILLPPSEGKTAPRRGRPLDLDALSSPGLGAARRSVLDALVELCSDNPVKAMEVLGLGPTQAGLVASNAALASLPTARADALYTGVLYEALDFAALSPAAKRRATAGVRTTSALFGLVAPGDRIPAYRLSGDATLPGLGSVAGVWRDALGPAVEETLGAGLLVDLRSGTYAAFWRPTPDLAPRVVGVRVLHEHQGRRKVVSHFNKATKGRIVRALLEDGAKPRTPTQLAEALRRLGWDVEQGSPGPRGTQLDVVVSEL, encoded by the coding sequence GTGCTCATCCTGCTACCGCCGAGTGAGGGGAAGACCGCGCCCCGTCGCGGCCGCCCCCTCGACCTCGACGCTCTGTCCTCCCCCGGTCTCGGGGCCGCGCGCCGCAGCGTGCTCGACGCCCTGGTCGAGCTGTGCTCGGACAACCCGGTGAAGGCCATGGAGGTCCTGGGCCTGGGGCCCACCCAGGCCGGCCTGGTCGCGAGCAACGCCGCACTCGCATCGCTCCCCACCGCACGAGCCGATGCGCTCTACACCGGCGTGCTGTACGAGGCGCTGGACTTCGCCGCCCTCTCACCCGCGGCCAAGCGTCGCGCCACCGCCGGGGTGCGGACCACCTCGGCGCTCTTCGGCCTGGTCGCCCCCGGTGACCGCATCCCCGCCTACCGGCTCTCCGGCGACGCCACGCTGCCCGGCCTCGGGTCGGTGGCAGGGGTGTGGCGCGACGCCCTGGGCCCTGCGGTGGAGGAGACGCTCGGTGCAGGCCTGCTCGTGGACCTGCGCTCCGGGACCTACGCCGCCTTCTGGCGTCCGACGCCCGACCTGGCCCCCCGCGTCGTGGGGGTCCGAGTGCTGCACGAGCACCAGGGCCGACGCAAGGTCGTGAGCCACTTCAACAAGGCGACCAAGGGCCGCATCGTGCGGGCCCTCCTGGAGGACGGGGCCAAGCCCCGGACCCCTACCCAGCTGGCCGAGGCCCTGCGCAGGCTGGGCTGGGACGTCGAGCAGGGCTCCCCCGGCCCGCGAGGGACCCAGCTCGACGTCGTGGTCAGCGAGCTCTGA
- a CDS encoding C4-type zinc ribbon domain-containing protein, with the protein MLSLYDKLRQTKDGVGAALLRARQCSGCRLTLDHAELAVINNTPTDQVVRCEECNRILVRTAESGLPSS; encoded by the coding sequence CTGCTGTCCCTCTACGACAAGCTGCGCCAGACGAAGGACGGCGTCGGTGCCGCACTGCTGCGCGCCCGCCAGTGCAGCGGCTGCCGTCTCACCCTGGACCACGCCGAGCTCGCGGTCATCAACAACACCCCGACCGACCAGGTGGTCCGGTGCGAGGAGTGCAACCGGATCCTGGTCCGGACCGCGGAGTCGGGGCTGCCCTCCAGCTGA
- a CDS encoding RNB domain-containing ribonuclease, with amino-acid sequence MPTPRVVRFRRPEDEVAARELREGIAAIQAELGVSPEFDEEVLRVAEAAAAAPRLPALDRTDIPFLSIDPPGAMDLDQVLHIERRGSGYRVHYAIADLAAFITPGDAVDREANRRGETLYGADSKIPLHPPVISEGAGSLLPDQVRPALLWTLTLDETGEGTDVTVERARVRSRARYDYDQAQELIDSGQAQESLALLAEVGPLRLAREAARGGVSLPLPDQQIDMSGTSWKLEFRQLLPVESWNAQLSLLTGIAAASLMVQGQVGLLRTLPPADPRDVARLRRTAQGLGLEWPSEVAYSDFVRTLDPAEPRHAAMVVACTRLFRGSGYAGFHGEVPAQPGHAAIAADYAHVTAPLRRLVDRYASEICLALCAGEEVPSWVLSKLEEVPDTMRESGRRANQYQNAILNLMEAEVLADRVGNSFDAVVVEVDEKDPRRGEVNLVDLAIEAKVSSERELPLGAKVSVRLTEADPATRRVGFTLD; translated from the coding sequence ATGCCCACGCCACGTGTTGTCCGGTTCCGTCGACCCGAGGACGAGGTCGCGGCGCGAGAGCTGCGCGAGGGCATCGCCGCGATCCAGGCCGAGCTCGGCGTCTCGCCGGAGTTCGACGAGGAGGTCCTCCGGGTCGCGGAGGCGGCTGCGGCAGCGCCGCGGCTGCCGGCGCTGGACCGCACGGACATCCCGTTCCTCAGCATCGACCCCCCGGGCGCGATGGACCTCGACCAGGTGCTGCACATCGAGCGTCGAGGGTCCGGCTACCGGGTCCACTACGCGATCGCCGACCTCGCGGCCTTCATCACCCCGGGCGATGCAGTCGACCGCGAGGCCAACCGCCGCGGGGAGACCCTCTACGGTGCCGACTCCAAGATCCCGCTGCATCCTCCGGTCATCTCCGAGGGCGCAGGCTCGCTGCTGCCCGACCAGGTGCGCCCCGCGCTGCTGTGGACGCTCACGCTCGACGAGACCGGAGAGGGCACTGACGTCACCGTGGAGCGAGCCCGGGTGCGGTCCCGCGCCCGCTACGACTACGACCAGGCGCAGGAGCTGATCGACTCCGGTCAGGCTCAGGAGAGCCTGGCGCTGCTGGCCGAGGTCGGGCCCCTGCGGCTGGCCCGGGAGGCCGCGCGGGGCGGGGTCAGCCTGCCCCTGCCCGACCAGCAGATCGACATGTCGGGCACGAGCTGGAAGTTGGAGTTCCGGCAGCTGCTGCCGGTGGAGAGCTGGAACGCCCAGCTCTCCCTGCTGACCGGGATCGCGGCAGCCTCGCTGATGGTCCAGGGGCAGGTCGGACTGCTGCGAACGCTGCCGCCCGCGGACCCGCGCGACGTGGCGCGGCTACGGCGTACCGCCCAGGGACTGGGGCTGGAGTGGCCCTCCGAGGTGGCCTACTCCGACTTCGTCCGCACCCTGGACCCGGCCGAGCCCCGGCATGCCGCGATGGTGGTCGCCTGCACCCGCCTCTTCCGGGGCAGCGGGTACGCCGGGTTCCACGGCGAGGTCCCCGCCCAGCCCGGGCACGCCGCGATCGCCGCGGACTACGCCCACGTCACCGCTCCGCTGCGCCGCCTGGTCGATCGCTACGCCTCCGAGATCTGCCTGGCGCTGTGTGCGGGCGAGGAGGTGCCGTCATGGGTGCTGTCGAAGCTCGAGGAGGTCCCCGACACGATGCGGGAGTCCGGTCGTCGCGCCAACCAGTACCAGAACGCCATCCTCAACCTGATGGAGGCCGAGGTCCTGGCGGACCGGGTCGGGAACTCCTTCGACGCGGTGGTGGTGGAGGTGGACGAGAAGGACCCGCGTCGGGGAGAGGTGAACCTGGTGGACCTGGCGATCGAGGCGAAGGTGAGCAGCGAGCGGGAGCTGCCCCTGGGCGCCAAGGTCTCGGTGCGTCTCACGGAGGCGGACCCGGCGACCCGGCGCGTCGGATTCACCCTGGACTAA
- a CDS encoding tetratricopeptide repeat protein: protein MENEYTAPPMVFPGQGGPEHAYGVAYDLLCRRAPDEALRLLEPALEAEPDNTGLRILRVWAWLIRAQLGRAEAELRELAAQSPSDAWVQHALGRALERQGRPAEALPHLKLAAVMSEDYDHQAAVLRVERALAHRAGKDT from the coding sequence ATGGAGAACGAGTACACCGCTCCGCCGATGGTCTTCCCGGGTCAGGGGGGTCCCGAGCACGCGTACGGCGTGGCCTACGACCTGTTGTGCAGGCGAGCCCCGGACGAGGCGCTCCGGCTGCTCGAGCCCGCGCTGGAGGCCGAGCCGGACAACACCGGACTGCGGATCCTGCGGGTCTGGGCCTGGCTGATCCGGGCCCAGCTGGGCCGTGCGGAGGCGGAGCTGCGAGAGCTCGCTGCGCAGTCGCCCAGTGACGCGTGGGTGCAGCACGCCCTGGGACGGGCGCTTGAGCGGCAGGGGCGTCCGGCCGAGGCCTTGCCGCACCTCAAGCTGGCGGCAGTGATGTCGGAGGACTACGACCATCAGGCGGCTGTGCTGCGCGTGGAGCGCGCCCTCGCGCACCGGGCGGGGAAGGACACGTAG
- the hrpB gene encoding ATP-dependent helicase HrpB: MSDPLRSLLAAPPDLPVTAGLAALDEALRTRGVAVVQAPPGTGKTTLVPPAVAEVVPGRVVVTQPSRIAARAAARRLAHLLGEPVGETVGYSVRGDRRTSRRTRVEVVTTGLLLRRIQHDPELAGVGAVVLDEVHERHLDADLTLALLIDIRANLREDLSLVAMSATIEAERTAALLGGGDDSRGAPVIHVPGALHPVQAVWCPLPAGLRRTDDRGITPAFHDHVAATVRRALAEHEGDVLVFVPGVAEIEATVRRLAGVDADVHALHGRLSGAEQDRALTEGPRRRVIVSTAVAESSLTVPGVRVVVDAGFSREPRTDHRRGLASLVTVAVSRAAAEQRAGRAGRLGAGAVLRCWSEAEHAHLAAHPQPEIATADLTAFALEVACWGSDDVQDLALLDQPPAHALAAAKEVLVDLGAITDDGRATPRGRVIAGVPTDPRLARALIDGAGLVGAKRAAEVVAMLSEDVRAPGGDLVAALRSLRADQRAGPWRSQVRRLEAIVKDQGVEEQGNAGAPRASADHARALTDDVAVGLVVALAHPDRIARKRSGASSYLMTSGTGAALDPRDPGPLAGLEWLAVGDAERRPGQRDARIRAAAPLTEDLALEAAGSRWTEVDEVTWTGGRVLARRRTLLGAIELGSVRLSDPPAQAVTEAIREAVASEGIGLLAWSEPATALRARLDFLHRALGDPWPDVSDAALTRNLESWLGPQLARVRSAQDLRRIDVGAALRALLPWPQAGRLDELAPERVEVPSGSSVRIDYTGEQPVLAVRLQEVFGWNAVPVLADGRVPLLLHLLSPARRPAAITADLESFWDNGYPGVRADLRGRYPKHAWPEDPRSAPATRRTKSTSPRR; this comes from the coding sequence GTGTCCGACCCGCTGCGCAGCCTGCTGGCCGCACCGCCCGACCTCCCGGTCACCGCGGGCCTGGCCGCTCTCGACGAGGCGCTCCGCACCCGCGGAGTCGCGGTGGTCCAGGCACCGCCCGGCACCGGCAAGACGACCTTGGTGCCACCCGCGGTGGCCGAGGTGGTTCCCGGACGGGTCGTCGTCACGCAGCCCAGCCGCATTGCAGCCCGCGCTGCTGCCCGTCGGCTGGCGCACCTGCTGGGCGAACCGGTGGGGGAGACGGTCGGGTACTCCGTACGCGGAGACCGGCGCACCAGTCGACGTACCCGGGTCGAGGTCGTCACGACCGGCCTGCTGCTACGGCGGATCCAGCACGATCCCGAGCTGGCCGGCGTCGGCGCCGTCGTGCTCGACGAGGTGCACGAGCGCCACCTCGACGCCGACCTCACCCTGGCGCTCTTGATCGACATCCGGGCAAACCTGCGCGAGGACCTGTCCCTGGTGGCGATGTCGGCCACCATCGAGGCCGAACGGACGGCCGCCCTGCTCGGCGGAGGCGACGATTCCCGAGGCGCTCCGGTGATCCATGTCCCGGGTGCCCTGCACCCTGTCCAAGCGGTCTGGTGCCCGCTGCCGGCGGGGTTGCGGCGTACCGACGACCGGGGGATCACCCCGGCCTTCCACGACCACGTCGCCGCGACCGTACGTCGTGCGCTCGCCGAGCACGAGGGAGACGTCCTGGTCTTCGTGCCGGGTGTCGCGGAGATCGAGGCGACCGTACGTCGCCTGGCCGGCGTGGACGCGGACGTGCACGCCCTGCACGGACGTCTGTCCGGCGCGGAACAGGACCGTGCGCTCACCGAGGGCCCGCGTCGCCGGGTCATCGTCTCGACCGCGGTCGCGGAGTCGTCCCTGACGGTGCCCGGCGTGCGCGTGGTGGTGGACGCCGGATTCTCCCGCGAGCCCCGCACCGACCACCGTCGCGGACTGGCGTCCCTGGTCACCGTCGCGGTGAGCCGGGCCGCGGCCGAGCAACGAGCGGGCCGGGCCGGGCGTCTGGGGGCGGGCGCCGTGCTGCGTTGCTGGTCCGAGGCCGAGCACGCGCATCTGGCCGCCCATCCGCAGCCCGAGATCGCCACCGCCGACCTGACGGCCTTCGCCCTGGAGGTGGCGTGCTGGGGGAGTGACGACGTGCAAGACCTGGCGCTGCTCGACCAGCCGCCGGCGCACGCCCTGGCGGCAGCCAAGGAGGTGCTCGTCGACCTGGGGGCGATCACCGACGACGGTAGAGCCACCCCGCGGGGGCGGGTGATCGCCGGCGTGCCGACCGACCCCAGGCTGGCGCGGGCCCTCATCGACGGGGCTGGTCTCGTCGGGGCCAAGCGGGCCGCAGAGGTGGTCGCGATGCTCAGCGAGGACGTGCGTGCTCCCGGCGGAGACCTCGTCGCCGCGCTCCGGTCGCTGCGCGCCGACCAGCGGGCTGGCCCGTGGCGCAGTCAGGTCAGGCGGCTGGAGGCGATCGTGAAGGACCAGGGGGTCGAGGAGCAGGGCAACGCCGGCGCCCCGAGGGCCTCCGCGGACCACGCCCGAGCACTCACCGATGACGTGGCGGTCGGGCTGGTGGTCGCCTTGGCGCATCCGGACCGGATCGCGCGCAAGCGCTCCGGTGCCTCCAGCTACCTGATGACGTCCGGGACCGGCGCGGCACTCGATCCGCGTGACCCGGGGCCCTTGGCCGGCCTGGAGTGGCTCGCGGTCGGCGACGCGGAGCGGCGGCCCGGGCAACGCGATGCCCGGATCCGGGCGGCCGCCCCGCTCACCGAGGACCTGGCGCTGGAGGCGGCGGGGTCTCGGTGGACCGAGGTGGACGAGGTCACCTGGACCGGAGGGCGGGTGCTGGCTCGGCGCCGAACCCTGCTGGGCGCGATCGAGCTCGGTTCGGTCCGGCTCAGCGATCCACCGGCGCAGGCCGTGACCGAGGCGATCCGGGAGGCGGTGGCGAGCGAGGGGATCGGTCTCCTCGCCTGGTCGGAGCCGGCCACCGCGCTGCGCGCCCGCCTCGACTTCCTGCACCGCGCTCTCGGTGACCCATGGCCGGACGTGAGCGACGCGGCACTGACCCGGAACCTCGAGTCGTGGTTGGGGCCGCAGCTGGCGCGGGTCCGCTCGGCCCAGGACCTGCGCCGGATCGACGTCGGTGCCGCGCTTCGGGCGCTGCTGCCCTGGCCCCAGGCGGGCAGGCTCGACGAGCTGGCACCGGAGCGGGTGGAGGTGCCCAGCGGGTCGAGCGTGCGGATCGACTACACGGGCGAGCAACCGGTGCTCGCGGTGCGGCTGCAGGAGGTCTTCGGCTGGAACGCAGTGCCGGTCCTTGCGGACGGTCGCGTCCCGCTGCTGCTGCACCTGCTGTCGCCCGCCCGGCGCCCGGCCGCCATCACCGCGGACCTGGAGTCCTTCTGGGACAACGGCTATCCGGGTGTGCGTGCTGATCTGCGCGGGCGCTACCCCAAGCACGCCTGGCCCGAGGATCCCCGCAGCGCACCGGCCACGCGACGTACGAAGAGCACCAGCCCCCGACGGTGA
- a CDS encoding Nif3-like dinuclear metal center hexameric protein produces the protein MPLLREVVSQVHAWYPPATADSWDAVGLVLGDPESRVDKVLFAVDPTLQVAREAAEWGADLLVVHHPLFLKPVHGFPATTAKGRTAHVLATAGCALLTAHTNADQAVGGVSESLATALGLHDLSPLVPGAGMQLDVLAVHVPTSAAETVREVLAAAGAGALGDYDQCSFSVPGQGRFRPLEGARPAVGSPGRLEEVVEERIEVVVPRERRAQVLRALLAAHPYEEPSYHVTEMADPGSRTTGTGRVGEVAPTTLGEFAKAVADALPATAHGVRVAGDPRRPVRRVAVVGGAGDFLLDRVAGEEVDVYVTSDLRHHPASEFIEKNGPALLDIAHWAAEWTWLPVVEAMVARQWSDTVETRVSTICTDPWTFRV, from the coding sequence ATGCCCCTGCTCCGTGAGGTCGTCAGCCAGGTCCACGCGTGGTACCCACCCGCCACCGCAGACTCCTGGGACGCCGTCGGCCTGGTGCTGGGGGACCCCGAATCGAGGGTGGACAAGGTGCTGTTCGCGGTCGACCCCACCCTCCAGGTCGCGCGCGAGGCCGCGGAGTGGGGTGCGGACCTCCTGGTGGTGCACCACCCGCTCTTCCTCAAGCCCGTGCACGGGTTCCCGGCCACCACGGCCAAGGGGCGCACCGCGCACGTCCTCGCGACGGCCGGCTGCGCCCTGCTGACGGCGCACACCAACGCCGACCAGGCGGTGGGCGGTGTCTCGGAGTCGCTGGCCACGGCGCTGGGACTGCACGACCTGTCGCCGTTGGTCCCCGGTGCCGGGATGCAGCTCGACGTGCTGGCGGTGCACGTGCCCACCAGTGCTGCCGAGACCGTGCGAGAGGTCCTGGCCGCGGCGGGTGCCGGAGCACTGGGGGACTACGACCAGTGCAGCTTCTCCGTGCCGGGACAGGGCCGGTTCCGGCCCCTGGAGGGGGCTCGACCGGCGGTCGGGAGCCCGGGCAGGCTGGAGGAGGTGGTGGAGGAGCGCATCGAGGTGGTGGTCCCGCGGGAGCGCCGGGCGCAGGTGCTCCGCGCCCTGCTGGCGGCCCACCCCTACGAGGAGCCGTCGTACCACGTCACCGAGATGGCCGACCCGGGATCGCGGACCACCGGCACCGGTCGGGTGGGCGAGGTGGCACCGACCACCCTGGGGGAGTTCGCCAAGGCCGTCGCGGACGCCCTCCCGGCGACCGCCCACGGGGTGCGCGTCGCGGGCGACCCGCGACGTCCGGTACGCCGGGTGGCCGTGGTCGGGGGAGCCGGCGACTTCCTGCTCGACCGGGTGGCCGGCGAGGAGGTCGATGTCTACGTCACCAGCGACCTCAGGCACCACCCGGCCTCGGAGTTCATAGAGAAGAACGGCCCGGCGCTCCTCGACATCGCTCACTGGGCGGCGGAGTGGACCTGGCTCCCGGTGGTGGAGGCGATGGTCGCGCGGCAGTGGAGCGATACGGTGGAGACCCGTGTCAGCACCATCTGCACGGACCCCTGGACATTCCGGGTCTGA
- a CDS encoding MsnO8 family LLM class oxidoreductase has protein sequence MKLSLLDRSRTRAGEPERLALSHTVERAVAAEQLGYGRFWVAEHHGVPGIASGAPAVLLAAVGARTATIRLGSGGVMLPNHQPVVVAEQFLMLAALHPGRVDLGVGRSLGFTAPVRRALRRPGDEPDLFVDDIAELRSYLERTAPVTARPVLEEEIPVFVLATGSGIRVAAAMGLPVVLGGPVLGSPDLPDLPDLLTAYRRDFRPHRGSRPHVTVSLDVLVAETDAEARELALPEVWAMVQSRRTGVFEALEPVSAIRERRLAGRVQELVERGLDGVAAGAPATVRRRLERIADLTGADELLASGSTYDRQALVASDAALAALLLDSCQQAGRGSL, from the coding sequence GTGAAGCTCTCCCTGCTCGACCGCTCCCGCACCCGCGCCGGCGAGCCCGAACGACTAGCCCTGAGCCACACCGTCGAACGGGCCGTCGCCGCGGAGCAGCTGGGATACGGCCGGTTCTGGGTGGCCGAGCACCACGGCGTGCCCGGCATCGCATCGGGCGCGCCCGCGGTGCTGCTCGCCGCGGTCGGTGCCCGGACCGCCACCATCCGCCTCGGTTCGGGCGGGGTGATGCTGCCGAACCACCAACCGGTGGTCGTGGCCGAGCAGTTCTTGATGCTCGCGGCCCTGCACCCGGGGCGCGTCGACCTGGGCGTGGGTCGGTCGCTGGGCTTCACCGCCCCCGTGCGGCGGGCCCTCCGCCGCCCCGGCGATGAGCCTGACCTCTTCGTCGACGACATCGCCGAGCTGCGGAGCTACCTGGAGCGGACTGCCCCGGTCACCGCGCGGCCGGTCCTCGAGGAGGAGATCCCGGTCTTCGTGCTCGCCACCGGTTCCGGGATCAGGGTCGCTGCGGCTATGGGGCTGCCCGTGGTGCTCGGTGGACCGGTGCTAGGCAGCCCCGACCTGCCCGACCTGCCGGACCTGCTGACGGCGTACCGGCGCGACTTCCGGCCGCACCGGGGGAGTCGTCCGCACGTCACCGTCTCGCTCGACGTCCTGGTCGCGGAGACCGATGCCGAGGCGCGCGAGCTGGCCCTCCCGGAGGTCTGGGCGATGGTGCAGTCCAGGCGGACCGGGGTCTTCGAGGCGCTCGAGCCGGTCTCCGCGATCCGCGAGCGTCGCCTCGCCGGGCGGGTGCAGGAGCTCGTGGAGCGGGGCTTGGACGGGGTGGCCGCCGGCGCCCCGGCGACGGTACGCCGACGGCTGGAGCGGATCGCCGATCTCACCGGCGCCGACGAGCTGCTCGCGTCCGGCTCCACCTACGACCGCCAGGCACTCGTCGCCTCGGACGCTGCTCTGGCCGCACTGCTGCTCGACTCGTGTCAGCAGGCTGGACGCGGATCGCTCTAG